AAGTAAATCCTCTTCCTAATTCTAACAAAAATTCCTGCAAATGGTCGATTATTTTAGTTTCCAAATCTGTTTCTGAATATTTTGCAAGTTCTGGTAACCCTGTAAACTCCAGAACGTAAGGATCTTTTAATAAATCTTCGGGCTTCTCAATGATCTGTCCTTCCGTTGATAACCGTTCCACACCCGCTTTATCCCTGCTCAATACTAACCGTTCATATAATGCGCTGTCATACTGTCTACCCAGTTCCTTTACACCCCATCCATTCCGAGCAGCCTCAATCTCATAAAAATGACGTTCATCTATACTCGGCATGCGCATAAGTGATACATAATGTGAAAAGCTTAGAAAAAACTTTCTTCCCTCCTTTGTTACAGGCAGGCTTTCAAATTGGGTAGACATCTTCTGCCCAATCTGATCTTGCGAATATACCACGTAGAATCTTCGCATCAGTTTTAAATTTTCCACAGAAAATCCTTTTCCTAAACTTTTTGTTAAATTTTTTGATAATTGTCTAAGAATCGCCTTTCCATATTCAGCTCTCTGTTCTCCCTTTTGTTCTTCTTCTACAATCAGCCGTCCTACTTCATAATAGGAATAGACCATAGAAATATTTAATGCAATTTTTGCCTGTTTTCTGGCATTTTTAAGAACTTCTAATACTCTATCAAAAAATTTACTTTTCACGATATTTTCCATGCAATACCCTCCCTGTTGAATTGGGTAGAAACTGTCTACCCAATTTATATCATAACGAAAGTTCTCTCAAATTTCTACAATAATGCAAAACTTATCTCGTTTCCACTTTTCTTTGTCACATCAGGGCTCTAAACCCAATAAAATGGTGTAGTGGCGGTATAGTAAGCGCTTAACTAAATCGTGAAGTCATTGACTTTACTAGCTTCTCCGTGATTTTTCAAGATATTTCCGTGACATACAAACATTATCTTAATCAAACATATCCCACCTATACATAGACATCAATCTGCATAATTCCATATAATTAACCACGGCGGTTCGC
This window of the Cloacibacillus sp. genome carries:
- a CDS encoding PDDEXK nuclease domain-containing protein; translated protein: MENIVKSKFFDRVLEVLKNARKQAKIALNISMVYSYYEVGRLIVEEEQKGEQRAEYGKAILRQLSKNLTKSLGKGFSVENLKLMRRFYVVYSQDQIGQKMSTQFESLPVTKEGRKFFLSFSHYVSLMRMPSIDERHFYEIEAARNGWGVKELGRQYDSALYERLVLSRDKAGVERLSTEGQIIEKPEDLLKDPYVLEFTGLPELAKYSETDLETKIIDHLQEFLLELGRGFTFVGRQVRFTFEDEHYRVDLVFFNRLLRCFVLFDLKIGRLKHQDIGQMQMYVNYYDRKMKLEDENPTMGVLLCKNKNDAVVEMTLPEDNSQIFASKYLTVLPSKEELKKLIESEEE